The Candidatus Cloacimonadota bacterium genome contains the following window.
TTGATTCTCGTTTAAAATGCCTTTTCGTCCACAGCTAATAATTGTAATTAAACTTGCGATAATGAAAATACCTATAATCACAACATATTTATTCTTTAACATTTCTACCTCCCATAATTGAGCAACATTTTTGTTAACAATTTTAATAAGTCAATAAAAAAATTATTTTTTTTAAATTTTTTTATTTTGCTGATTTATTTTTGAACTAATTAACTTTTATTCTCGTTTCCAAACCCCTATTTAGGAAGGCAATTAACATTTTAGCCGAGAGACTCCCCAATTTAATTGGGGACTACTCCATATAGCAGCTTTTACAACATTAGATAAAAGAGTAGCAGTTGTAATAGAGCCAACTCCACCAGGTACTGGGGTTATCGCTTTTACTTTTTCAAATACACTTTCATAATCAACATCTCCTACAAATTTATACTGTTCTGATTTCTTGTCAAAAATTCTATTAATTCCTACATCAATAATAATTGAGTCTTTTTTAACCATCTTTTCAGTAACAAAATAAGGTATTCCAATTGCTGAAATCAAGATATCCGCTGCTTTTGTTGTCTCTTCCAAATTTTTGGTATGAGAATGGCAAATAGTAACAGTTGCATTAGCATATTCACACTTCCTTAAAAGTAAATTTCCTAATGGCTTACCAACTGTGTTGCTTCTCCCTAATACTACTACTTTTTCTCCATCGGTTTTAATATTATAAAATTTAATTAGTTCCAAAATAGCAGCTGGCGTACAGGGCATAAAACAATCCTTTCCAAGTAATAATTTGCCAGCATTGAGAGGATGTAAGCCATCTACATCTTTCTGAGGACTAATTGACATAATAACTTTATCAATTCTTAAATGAAGAGGTAAAGGCATCTGTAATAAAATTCCACTAACACTTTTATCTACATTAGTTACTTCAATTTGTTTGATGAGTTCATCCTCTTGAACATCTTGTTCAAAAGAAATCATTCTTGTGTTAATTCCAATCTTGTTCCCAGCTTTTATAATATTTTTAGAATAGTAATCTGATGCAGGATTGTCTCCGACTATAAATATCGCTAATAACGGACCAACTCCCTTATATTTTAAATTTGCAATCTCTTCTCTCAAATTTTCAAGAATCTCTTTTGCTACAACTTTTCCTTTTAAAACTTTTTCCATATTTCAATAAAAATTAGCATTTAACTCAGATTATGCGTTAAGAAACAATGCAATTATCAGAAGATTGCCACAAGATGGCTAAATAAAAAAGTTACGATAATTAGATTCAAAACTCGTTCTTCACCCAAAAGGTGAAAGACAGTATTCGCAAAGATCCTTATATAATTTGTGAATATCTGCGTTCATCTGTGGCATATGCATATTCTGGGTTTAATCTTCTCACTTTTCTAATGGGATTGACAATCTTTGAATATCTGTTGCTCTCCCTGTTTGCTCGTCAATTGAGACAATAACACCATTTAATTGTAGATTTTCCTTTGCAGGATTAAATCTGACAGGAATTTGCTTTATAAATCGATTTATTGCATCTTGAGTTCGTACTCCTATTACAGAATCGTGAGGACCTGTCATTCCTGCGTCAGTTATATAAGCAGTTCCTTTGGGCAAAATTCGTTCATCAGCGGTTTGGATATGCGTGTGAGTTCCAATTATTGCAGATACTTTTCCATCAAGATACCAGGCAAAAGCCATCTTTTCTGCTGTTGTTTCAGCATGAAAATCAATAAAAATAATATTTGTAATTTCTTTCAACTTTTTGATATAATTATCTGCACATCTGAATGGGCAATCCACAGTTACAGTAAATGCTCTGCCTATTAAATTAATAATTGCAATTTTAATTTTCTTTCTGGATTCATAAATAAAAAAATCATTTCCAGGTGCTTGAGGCGGATAATTAGCAGGCTTTAAGATTCTCTTTTCATCTAATAAAAATTTAATTATCTCTTTTTTATCCCAGAGATGATTGCCACTTGTAAAAATATCAATACCAATGTCAAACATCTGTTTGGCGGTTTTTGGAGTAATACCTCTTCCACCTGCGAGATTCTCACCGTTTGCAATTATTAAATCAAAATCTTCTCTGGATTTAAGAAAAGGAAGCAATTGTGATACAACTTTCCTCCCGGGTTTTCCAAAAATATCTGCAATGAACAAAATTTTTATCATAGTTTTTTTGAAACCTGATACTTATTATATTTATGGATGATAAACATTTTCTAAATTAAACGAAACAAATATTCCTCTATGGGTATCTTCCAATATCAGTGGGAAATAGACCAATTCAACCGATTCAACTAATTTAACTGATTCAACTGTTTCAACTACTTTGCCAATGCTGTTTTTCTAACCTCTCTTATGACAGTAACCTTAATTTGTCCAGGATATTGAAGTTCGTCTTCAATCTTTTTAGCCACATCTGAAGCCAACATTTCAGCTTGAGCATCATCAATATGATTGTGTTCCACCATTACTCTGACTTCTCTACCAGCTTGTATGGCGTAACATTTTTGAACCCCATCAAATGATGAGGCAATATTTTCTAAATTCTCTAACCTTTTCAAATATGATTCCAGCGTTTCCCGTCGTGCACCTGGGCGGGAGCCGGAAATAGCATCAGCGATTTGCACGAGAACGGCATAAAGGGTTTCTGCTTCTACATCTTCATGGTGTGCTTCAATAGCATTAACTATAGTTTGTGATAGACTATATTTTTTTGCCAAATTAGCACCAATTTGAGGATGTGATCCATTAACCTCATGGTCAACAGCTTTTCCAATATCATGTAACAAACCTATTTTCTTTGCTAGAGTTTGGTCTACACCAATTTCAGCTGCAATCATACCACATATCCAGGCTGTCTCAATGCTATGCTTAAGAACATTCTGTCCATAGCTTGTGCGGAATTGTAATTTTCCAACTAAATTTTCCAAAGGTTTTGGAAGGTCATTAATACCAAGATCAATACAAGTTTGCTTGCCTGTTTCAACAATTATTTGGCTTATTTCTTCTTCGGTTTTTTTAACTGTATCCTCTATTCTGCCTGGATGGATTCTTCCGTCAGATATTAATTTTTGCAAAGACTTACGAGCAATTTCCCTGCGTATAGGTTCAAAACTTGAGAGAATCACTGCCTCAGGAGTATCATCTACTATTAACTCAATTCCTGTTCTATTTTCAAAAGCCCGAATATTTCTACCCTCTCTACCAATAATTCTGCCTTTCATCTCTTCTGAAGGTAACGGAACAACCGAGACACAAGACTCTGCAATATAATCAACAGCGGTTCTCTGAATAGTAGAAGCTAAAACTTTGAGTGATTCCTTCTCTGCTTCAGATTTGGCTTTATCAATTATTTCTTTCCGAACTTTTGTAGCATCACTTTTCGCTTCATTTTCAAATCGCTCAAGCAATTTTTCAATAGCGTTCTGCTTATTCATTTGAGCAATCGCCATTAATTTTTCTGTTTGGTCGTCTATTAGCTTCTGCAACTTTTGCTCCTGCTCTTTTAGTTGAACTTGCTTTTGATTAACATGTCTTTCTCTATCAGAAACAGATTGTTCTCTTCTATCAAGCTTTGATAAACGTTCTTCAATACTGCTAATTTTTTGATTATATCTGTTTTCAAGTTTGTGCAATTCCTTTTTTCTATTTTCAATCTCCTTTTCTAGATTTGACCTTCTGGCATACCATTGTTCTTTTGCTTCTAATTCCGCTTCCTTTTTTATAACTTTCGCTTCAGAAAGTGCCTTTTCTTTAATTCTTCTTGAATTCTCTTTTGCATTGTTAATTCTCTTAATTGTTAAAATACGGAAGGAAATCCATCCCAAAGCAATTCCTACTAAAACTGTAATTGCCAGAGTGAGATATTGTATCATTTTTCATCCTTTCAATAAAAAAGACCTGTCCTTGCCGTGTAACAATTTGTTTGAACTGTATTTCAATAATGGGCATCCTTATAGATATTTTATGAGTCCAACTGCAATGAAGGCATTCACGCCATAACTAATCGAACACCCTATAGTTCAAGTTTAGCACAAAACAACATTGTTATCACAAACAGGATAGGCCTTTTTCAAGAAAAGAACAAAATGACTTAAATACTTATCCTTTTACAAATATAAGCTATTTTGTAACAAGCAGATTTACAGAAATTTATTTCTCAGAAAAAGAATCTAAAAGATTGGATATCTTTTTTAAATACTTTTCAACTTCAGATAATTGATCCTTTTGGGTAAACATCTCCTCAATTATATTTAATCCACATAATATTGATAATTTATACTTAGATTCAATGTTAGTATCAACAGATAACTCAGTTAATTTTGCATCAAGATATTCTGCATATTTTTTAATATCAGTTGGGTCCACATCACCAGCTATTGAGTATTCATCGCCAAAAATATTTACAAAAGTATTATTCATATATTTTTATAATTGATTTACTTTATTCAGATTCTTTTTCTTCAAGCACATCATCAATTGCGGTAAGTAAGGCATCAACTCTACTATCAATAACGTCTGCCTGTTCGGTATAACTTTTTAACTTATCTTCTTTTTGTGCTAATTTATTACTTAGTTCAGATGCCTGCTCTTTATAATATTGCAAGTCCTTTTCAAGTTCTGCTATGCGATTTTCTGCTCTATCTTTATTAAGGAACAGGTCTTTGTATTTATTATTTAATTCTTCTTTTTCTCTTAATACACTATTATATTTATCTTTTAAAGCTTTATATTCTGAAATTAGATTTTCAATCTTTTTTTCAATTTTACCAAGCAAATCAACATTCATTATTTTTACCTTAATGTAATTTTGTGTTCATTTAATAATTTATTAACAATATTGTCAAATAATTTATTAACATATTCATCCGTTAATGTTGATTTATCTGATTGAAAAGTGATGCTAAAAGCCATACTGCGATATTCTTCTTTAATTTGCTCGCCTTGATATACATCAAATAATCTGACATTTTTTATTATTTCCGAATTAATTGACTTGATAGTTCTTTCAATTTCTGCAACAGAGACTTCTTTTGGAACCATAATTGCTATGTCACGAAGCACAGGTGGAAATTTTATCACTTTCTTATAATATATTTCCTCTTGTTTAATATAATTAAGCAAGATTGAAACATTAATATCAAACAGTATTGTATGAACTTTAATCCCAAATTTAGATAAAATATCCTCTTGCAAGGTTCCTAATGAGCCAATCTTTGTATCACCAATAAATACATCAGCACTTTCACTAGATAAATAAAAAGGCTCATCAGACTTTTTGAAACTCATATAATGTGTGCAATGAAGAATTTTAAAAAGTGATTCTACAATACCTTTTACATCAAAGAATGAAGACAATTGAGATTTAGAATTCCAATATTTTGGTACAAAGTCTCCAACTATTACACCAGTTAGTGAAATAGGTTCAAGCGATGTATTATTGCTATCTTTAAGATAAATTTTATTTAGTTCAAATAGTTTAAAATTATCAAATTTATATGACAAATTTAATGCTACATTGTTAAGAAGGTCTGGAATTAAGGTAGTCCTCAAGATGGAAAATTGCTCACCTAAAGGATTTGATAATTCAATTGTATTTCTTCTATAATCATTTTGTGACAGATTGAGTTCATCAAGCACATCTAAATTTGCAAAACTGAGATTGCAAACTTCATAAAATCCTAAATTAACAAGATGATTTCGTATCTTTCGTATTGTCTTTCTTTTAAGAATATTTTCTATTCGCGGTAATGTAAATTGGGAACGAATATTTCTATAACCATAACATCGTGCGATTTCTTCTATAAGATCTACTTCCCGTTCCAAATCCAGCCGGAATGTGGGAATAGTTACTTCAAAATCTTTGCCTTTTTCATAAACCAAAAATTCTAATTTTTGTAAGTATGATTTTATGGTCTCAGGCTGTAGTTGTGTATCTAAAATGTTATTTACCCTGCTAGTTCGGAGAAAGATTTTTTTAGGCAAAACCTTATCAGGATATACATCTACAATGCCTTTACATATTTCTCCGCCGGCAGTTATCTGAATTAGCTGTGCAGCACGGTCAATTACTTCTTCTAATCTGTTTGTGTCCATCCCTCTTTCAAACCTGTATGAAGATTCAGATTCAAGATTTAGATAAAGAGATGTTGCACGGATATTCCTTGAATTAAAACATGCACATTCTAAAACAACATCCTTTGTTTCAGGGAGAATACTGCTATTAGTTCCTCCCATAATACCTGCCAGAGCAATCGGCTTCTCAATATCAGCGATGACAAGATTTTGATAAGATAAGGTATAAACCTGTTCATCAAGAAGTTTTATCTGCTCGCCATCTTTTGCTCTCCGAACTATAATTTTCTTGCCAGAAATGTCCGCATAATCAAAAGCATGTAGCGGATGACCATATTCCATTAAAACATAATTTGTTATATCTACGATATTGTTTATGGGACGCAACCCAATGGCTTTAAGCCTTTTTTGCATCCATTTTGGTGAAGGTTTAACAGTAATATCTCTAATCATCCTACAGCAATAACGAGGACAAAGTTCTGGAGCATTAATTTTTACTGACATAAGTTCTGAAGTTGGTTGTTTTCCGGACATATCAGGCTCAAATTCTATTTTAGGTGGAGTATACTTTTTACTCAGCATAACTGCAACTTCGCGAGCAATCCCGAGCATTCCTAAAAGATCAGGTCTGTTTGGTGTAATTTCCACATCTATGATATAGTCATTAATTTTTAAAACTTCTGCAAATGGGGTTCCTATATTCCAATCATTCCTTAAAACCATAATTCCAGAATGGTCATTGGAAATACCTAATTCTCTTTCAGAACAGATCATCCCAAGAGATTCTACTCCACGAATTTTAACTTTTTTAATCTGAGAATCCCCAACAATAGAACCAACTTTTGCAACAGGAACATATTTACCTTCTTTGACATTTGGTGCTCCGCAAATAACAGATATTGGCTTGTCTTCTCCCACATCTAAGATACAGACAGATAACTTATTTGAATTCGGATGTGGCTTTACAGACAAAATTTTACCAACAACGATATTTTCATATTCATCACCAAGATGAGTGATTTCCTCAACCTCAATCCCAAACATTGTAAGTCTCTGACAAAACTCTTTGACAGGAAGCTCTATTGGGATAAATTCTTTCAACCAATTATAGCTTATTTTCATAATTAATTATCATATCTTTTTATTGCCAACGAAACACAGAAAGTAAATTTAATCTTTTTTATTAAAGCGAAAAATCTGTGGTAAAAAAATCTTTTATCTATTTGTGGAAATTACACAAATTGCCTCAAAAATCTCAAATCATTTTTGAATAACATCCTGATGTCAGAAATTCCATAACGCAGCATAGTTATACGGTCAATACCTAAACCAAATGCAAAACCGGTGTATTTTTCTGAATCGTATTTAACTTCTTCTAAAACTTTTGGGTCAACCATTCCTGCACCGCCCATCTCTAACCAGCCTGTATTCTTACATAATTTACATCCTTTCCCTCCACAATTTATACACAAGATATCAATCTCAGCACTTGGTTCAGTAAAAGGGAAGAAATGTGGTCTGAAACGGGAATGCGTTTTTTCACCGAAGAATCTTTTTACAAAAGAATCCAGAGTGCTCTTCAAATCAACAAATGTAATACCGACACCAACGACTAATGCTTCAAATTGGTGGAAAACAGGCGAGTGTGAGGCATCAGGCTTATCGTTACGATAGCATCTTCCGGGTGCTATTATACGAATGGGTGGTTTATATTTCTCCATTACCCGAATCTGTACAGGCGAGGTTTCTGTGCGAAGTAGCATCCCATTTTTTAGATAGAAAGTGTCACTAAGATTCCTTGCTGGATGCCATTCTGGAGTATTTAATGCATCAAAATTGTAATACTCAGATTCAATTTCTGGGCCTTCAGCAATTTCAAAACCGAGACTTATGAAAATATCTTCAATTTCTTCCCATACCTGAAATAAAGGATGTTTAGCACCAGTTTCAATTGGTCTGCCGGGAAGAGTAATATCTATCTCTGGTTTAGTTTTAGACTTCTTCTGTTTTATAATTAAAAGCGCCTCTTTTCTTACACGGATTAGCTTTTCAATCTCTTTCTTTGTCTGGTTTAATAGATCACCAATTATAGGTCTCTGCTCGTTTGAAAGTCTCCCTATTTGACCCAATAATGAAGATAGCTTGCTTTTTCTCCCCAAGAATTTAATTCTAAGGCCTTCAAGTTCCTTCAAATTTTTACAATTAGGAATCTCTTCCAGAGCTTTCTGTCTTAAAATCTGAATTTCTTCTTTCACTGTTGTTACTCTTTTTCAAGTTTCTTTTTGACAGATTTTACAATTGACGCAAATGTTTTTGGATTGTTGATAGCCAGTTCAGAAAGCATCTTTCTATTTAAATCTATCTTTAACTTTTTTAACCCAAAAATAAACTGACTATAGTTTAAACCGTGTTCTTTTACCGCAGCATTGATTCTAATTATCCATAGTCTTCTAAAATTTCTTTTTCTATTTCTACGGTCCCGATATGCATATTGCCAACCTTTTTCAACTGCTTCACGAGCTGCACGATAAAGTTTACGACCACCTCTATATCCTTTTGCGTGTTTCAGAATCTTCTTCCTTCTTTTTCTTGACGCTACATTATTTGTTACTCTTGACATAACAACTCCTTATTAAATCCTAAATTCTAAATAATATCAAAACTCTAATATTTTAATTTCACTCATTGCAAGTTCTTTTTGAGTTTTAGATTCTTGTAATTTGAATTTATTTAGTATTTAGAGTTTAGTATTTAGAGTTTGATCTCTTTTATGATGCTAACATACTTTTTACTCTTTTTTCATCAGCAGACGAAACATATCCACCTTTTCTAAGACTCGCTTTTTGTTTAGAGGATTTTTTTGTCATAAAATGACCCCGATAAGCCTTATTCCTCTTTATCTTTCCGCTTCCGGTTCTACTGAATCTCTTAACAGCAGATTTCCTTGTCTTCATCTTTGGCATATAAACTCCTATATGTTTATTTCAATCTATCATTCTATATTTCGGGTTCTTATAAATACTTTTATAGAAAGTAGTGAAAAAGTATAAGATTTTTAAAAATTTTTATGATTTCTTTTTACTTATCATAAAGGCGACTAAAAATCTACCTTCACTCTTTGGTTCATTTTCAAAAGTACCAAATTCTTCTAAATCTTTCCGTAATCTTTCTATCAAATCATAACCAAATTTCTTATGGGTCATCTCCCGACCGCGGAATCGTATTGTGATTTTTACTTTGTTGCCCTTATCCAGGAAATTTTTTATATGATTTAACTTGAAATTATAATCATGGTCATCTGTTCTTGGACGGAATTTTACCTCTTTCAAATGTACTGATTGTTGCTTCTTTTTTGCTCCTTTTGCTCTTTTTGATTCCTCAAATAAGAACTTACTATAATTAATAATCTTACAAACAGGTGGATTGGCACTGGGCGCAATTTCAACTAAGTCTAAACCATACTCGCTTGCTTTATCTAAAGCAACATTAATAGAAACAATCCCAAATGATTCCTTTTCTGGACCTATCAGACGAACCTTAGAAGCTCTAATTTGATTATTGATTCGCTTTCTATTCTTATTCCTTCTTGGCTTCTGCCATCTTGAATATCTTCTACTTATAGTTATTTTCACCTCCATTAAAAAAGGTGAGCAACTGCTGTGCTCACCTCTTACATATTTTTTATTTAGCCTTATTGGCAATCCTGGACGCCATAAGGTAGAAACCAGCAGTTCCTTTTTTATTTTTGGCTACTTATGTAAGTTATGAAAAAGAAGTCAAGAATTTTTGAGAGATAACTATTTTTCATAAAAGGATTCTTGTTAAAACTTTGACATAAATTTCCAAAAAGTCTTAACATAAGTGTAAATTAGGAGAGCAAATGAAAAAATTCTTTATAATATTTCTACTTTGTGGGAGTATAATTTATTTATATGCAGACAATTTTCAACCATTAGATATCTTACAGAAGACTCATATAGATTCTGCCTTATCAAAAATCAAGATGACGAGGGAAGACCTTACTTTTAACCTTAATCTAACAAAAGCTGATACTTTCCGTCTTTCTTTGATAAACAGATTGTTTAGGAAGCCGTTGTCTACTTTTAATGTTTGTGATTCAATTGCTGAATATCACTTTCAAAACATAGAAAACCTTGATTCTCTGATTATCTTTGATTCAAAACTTTTGGATGTTGATTTTAAAAAATCTGAAACAGCTAAACCCAAAGAATTTCAATTAGAAATTTCATTTGAAGAACTTCATCCAACTAATAAGAAAATTTTAACATCAATATTAACAGCACTTCCAGAGATTATGAGTAATATTGATTCTGCATATTCGTCATTTTCTGACAGTGAATTGGTTTTTCTAAAAAAATATGCAAAAGAATATTTCTTACAGTCCGAAGATATTAAGGAAAAAAGTTTGAAAGAACTTAACGAAGCAGAAATAGAAGATAGAGAGAAAAGCAAAAAGTTCGGAAAAATTGCATCTAAATTAGAAAGAGGAAATTTGGTTAACGCTGCTGTTTTAACTTCTCAACTGATTTATACAATAGATAGTCTGGTTTTCGCTTCAAAAGACTCTTTATTTTTCAATGATAAAATTGCGTTAGAAACCGAATATGGAAAAATTGCTATAAATCCTTCTAATAATACGAATATTAGCAACTATATTTTTGTAATTGATTATACTGGAAATGATATATACAAATTTTCAAAAGAAAATAAATTTAGTGTAATATTAGATTATTCAGGAGATGATATTTACATTGGAGAAGATTTTTGCCAGGGTGCTGGATATTTTGGTATAAATTTTCTGATTGATTATAAAGGAGACGATTTATACTCTGCGAAGAATTATGCGCAGGGTATCGGCTATTTCGGTATTGGAATTTTATCTGATAAAAAAGGAGATGACAAATATTTTGCTCAAAATATGGTGCAAGGTGGCAGCGCTTATGGTATCGGGTTACTACTTGATAATAATGGCAATGATACTTATGAATGTTGCCTTTACGGACAAGGATTTGGCTTCTGTTGGGGTTTCGGGGGACTTATAGACAATTCTGGAAATGACAACTATCTTGTAACACAAAAATATGTTGATATACTTCGCTATGACGAGCACTTTGAAAGTCTCTCGCAAGGATTCGGATTCGGTATGCGGCCATATTATTCTGGTGGGATTGGCATCTTGGCTGATAAAAATGGAAATGATAATTACCTTTCAGATATTTACGGTCAAGGTGTTGCGTATTGGTATGCTCTTGGTGGACTTGTTGATAGAGAAGGAAATGACCATTATAAATCCTACCAATACGCACAGGGCGCAGGAGTGCATCTTGCTTTTGGCACTTTGATAGATTATTTTGGTAACGATAATTATAATTCAAAAGGCGTCTCACAAGGCTGCGGACATGACTATGCATTTGGTGGATTATATGATTTTCAAGGAGATGACAATTATGTATGCTATGACTTATCTCAAGGAGCAGGAAATGCAGATGCAATCAGTTTTTTCCTTGATGCAAATGGAGATGATGGCTATATTGCAAAGCGTGATATAACTATGGGATATTCAGATTTAAGAAGAGGGTTTGGATATATCGGTCTGTTTTTGGATTTGAATGGCAATGACTTTTATGGTTCTCTTTGGGGAGAAAATAATAATTACTGGATTCATTCAACTTATGGGATTGGGGTTGATTCTAAAAATTCATATTTAGATACTCTTGCACCAGGTAAAGAATATGATATGAAACCTGCAGATGAACCACTTGGAGAGGATATTGAAACACTTTTTATGCAGGCTTCAGCAGCATCTCAGAAATTTCAATATTTAGTCCAACCAGCCAGAGAAAAGATAATTGCAATGGGAGATTCTGCAATGCCATTTCTTGTAGACAAATTAAATACTGAAAGTGCAAGAGAATCGCATGCGTTGTATGAAATGATTCCAAAGATTGGGAAACCTGCTGTCCCATTTTTAGAGAAAGTATTGCAGGATTCTGTGAAAGATAAAATCAGATTTACTATGATAATCTTGGGAAAGATTAAGGAGGAAAGCAGTTATCCAATATTAGCAGAATATACACAAAGCAAAAATCCTTCTTATAGAGCATCATCTATAAAAGCACTTGGGGACCTGGGCTACTCAAAGGCAATCCCGTTATTTATTGAAAGTCTTAAGGATAGTATAGTATCTGTTCGCAGAGAAAGTGCAATTGCATTGCAGAAGATAAATAATCAGAATGCAGTTTTGCCCTTGATTGCTGCTACAGATGACGAATTTCAGGAGGTTCGTTATTCAGCA
Protein-coding sequences here:
- a CDS encoding tetrahydrofolate dehydrogenase/cyclohydrolase catalytic domain-containing protein, which encodes MEKVLKGKVVAKEILENLREEIANLKYKGVGPLLAIFIVGDNPASDYYSKNIIKAGNKIGINTRMISFEQDVQEDELIKQIEVTNVDKSVSGILLQMPLPLHLRIDKVIMSISPQKDVDGLHPLNAGKLLLGKDCFMPCTPAAILELIKFYNIKTDGEKVVVLGRSNTVGKPLGNLLLRKCEYANATVTICHSHTKNLEETTKAADILISAIGIPYFVTEKMVKKDSIIIDVGINRIFDKKSEQYKFVGDVDYESVFEKVKAITPVPGGVGSITTATLLSNVVKAAIWSSPQLNWGVSRLKC
- a CDS encoding TIGR00282 family metallophosphoesterase; translation: MIKILFIADIFGKPGRKVVSQLLPFLKSREDFDLIIANGENLAGGRGITPKTAKQMFDIGIDIFTSGNHLWDKKEIIKFLLDEKRILKPANYPPQAPGNDFFIYESRKKIKIAIINLIGRAFTVTVDCPFRCADNYIKKLKEITNIIFIDFHAETTAEKMAFAWYLDGKVSAIIGTHTHIQTADERILPKGTAYITDAGMTGPHDSVIGVRTQDAINRFIKQIPVRFNPAKENLQLNGVIVSIDEQTGRATDIQRLSIPLEK
- the rny gene encoding ribonuclease Y, producing MIQYLTLAITVLVGIALGWISFRILTIKRINNAKENSRRIKEKALSEAKVIKKEAELEAKEQWYARRSNLEKEIENRKKELHKLENRYNQKISSIEERLSKLDRREQSVSDRERHVNQKQVQLKEQEQKLQKLIDDQTEKLMAIAQMNKQNAIEKLLERFENEAKSDATKVRKEIIDKAKSEAEKESLKVLASTIQRTAVDYIAESCVSVVPLPSEEMKGRIIGREGRNIRAFENRTGIELIVDDTPEAVILSSFEPIRREIARKSLQKLISDGRIHPGRIEDTVKKTEEEISQIIVETGKQTCIDLGINDLPKPLENLVGKLQFRTSYGQNVLKHSIETAWICGMIAAEIGVDQTLAKKIGLLHDIGKAVDHEVNGSHPQIGANLAKKYSLSQTIVNAIEAHHEDVEAETLYAVLVQIADAISGSRPGARRETLESYLKRLENLENIASSFDGVQKCYAIQAGREVRVMVEHNHIDDAQAEMLASDVAKKIEDELQYPGQIKVTVIREVRKTALAK
- a CDS encoding cell division protein ZapA — translated: MNNTFVNIFGDEYSIAGDVDPTDIKKYAEYLDAKLTELSVDTNIESKYKLSILCGLNIIEEMFTQKDQLSEVEKYLKKISNLLDSFSEK
- the pheT gene encoding phenylalanine--tRNA ligase subunit beta, with product MKISYNWLKEFIPIELPVKEFCQRLTMFGIEVEEITHLGDEYENIVVGKILSVKPHPNSNKLSVCILDVGEDKPISVICGAPNVKEGKYVPVAKVGSIVGDSQIKKVKIRGVESLGMICSERELGISNDHSGIMVLRNDWNIGTPFAEVLKINDYIIDVEITPNRPDLLGMLGIAREVAVMLSKKYTPPKIEFEPDMSGKQPTSELMSVKINAPELCPRYCCRMIRDITVKPSPKWMQKRLKAIGLRPINNIVDITNYVLMEYGHPLHAFDYADISGKKIIVRRAKDGEQIKLLDEQVYTLSYQNLVIADIEKPIALAGIMGGTNSSILPETKDVVLECACFNSRNIRATSLYLNLESESSYRFERGMDTNRLEEVIDRAAQLIQITAGGEICKGIVDVYPDKVLPKKIFLRTSRVNNILDTQLQPETIKSYLQKLEFLVYEKGKDFEVTIPTFRLDLEREVDLIEEIARCYGYRNIRSQFTLPRIENILKRKTIRKIRNHLVNLGFYEVCNLSFANLDVLDELNLSQNDYRRNTIELSNPLGEQFSILRTTLIPDLLNNVALNLSYKFDNFKLFELNKIYLKDSNNTSLEPISLTGVIVGDFVPKYWNSKSQLSSFFDVKGIVESLFKILHCTHYMSFKKSDEPFYLSSESADVFIGDTKIGSLGTLQEDILSKFGIKVHTILFDINVSILLNYIKQEEIYYKKVIKFPPVLRDIAIMVPKEVSVAEIERTIKSINSEIIKNVRLFDVYQGEQIKEEYRSMAFSITFQSDKSTLTDEYVNKLFDNIVNKLLNEHKITLR
- the pheS gene encoding phenylalanine--tRNA ligase subunit alpha, whose product is MKEEIQILRQKALEEIPNCKNLKELEGLRIKFLGRKSKLSSLLGQIGRLSNEQRPIIGDLLNQTKKEIEKLIRVRKEALLIIKQKKSKTKPEIDITLPGRPIETGAKHPLFQVWEEIEDIFISLGFEIAEGPEIESEYYNFDALNTPEWHPARNLSDTFYLKNGMLLRTETSPVQIRVMEKYKPPIRIIAPGRCYRNDKPDASHSPVFHQFEALVVGVGITFVDLKSTLDSFVKRFFGEKTHSRFRPHFFPFTEPSAEIDILCINCGGKGCKLCKNTGWLEMGGAGMVDPKVLEEVKYDSEKYTGFAFGLGIDRITMLRYGISDIRMLFKNDLRFLRQFV
- the rplT gene encoding 50S ribosomal protein L20; amino-acid sequence: MSRVTNNVASRKRRKKILKHAKGYRGGRKLYRAAREAVEKGWQYAYRDRRNRKRNFRRLWIIRINAAVKEHGLNYSQFIFGLKKLKIDLNRKMLSELAINNPKTFASIVKSVKKKLEKE
- the rpmI gene encoding 50S ribosomal protein L35 produces the protein MPKMKTRKSAVKRFSRTGSGKIKRNKAYRGHFMTKKSSKQKASLRKGGYVSSADEKRVKSMLAS
- the infC gene encoding translation initiation factor IF-3, encoding MPIRLNKKYVRGEHSSCSPFLMEVKITISRRYSRWQKPRRNKNRKRINNQIRASKVRLIGPEKESFGIVSINVALDKASEYGLDLVEIAPSANPPVCKIINYSKFLFEESKRAKGAKKKQQSVHLKEVKFRPRTDDHDYNFKLNHIKNFLDKGNKVKITIRFRGREMTHKKFGYDLIERLRKDLEEFGTFENEPKSEGRFLVAFMISKKKS